GCTTGAATAATGGCGCAAAAAGCGTGGGCCGGGTCCAATCTGCCACCCTTCATCTCATCTGCCAGCGAGAGAGAGAAATCCAAGCTTTTACTTCCCAAGATTACTGGTCTGTCTTTGTGGACTACCAGGAAGGCTTTCGAGCCTTTTATCACGGATCTAGTTCACCCTCACATCCAGAACAATCCAGTATTGATGATGCGGGTGCCTCAGTCGCCTCTCCAGAATCAACCCGAGTTTTAAGTGAGGCCGAAGCAGAACGCTTGGTAGGTATAGCTCAGGCAGAGAGTCACACCATTGAACGGATAGAGGGAAAGCTCAGCCCCAAGCAACCCCCAGCTCCGTTTATTACCTCTAGCCTGCAGCAGGCGGCAGGGTCACGTCAGAAATTCAGCCCTGAGCGGACGATGGAAGTGGCGCAAAAGCTCTATGAGAAGGGTCTGATTACTTACATGCGAACTGATTCAGTGCAGCTCAGTCCTGATTTTTGCCAAGCGGCCCGCAGTTGGCTGCAGGCGAATGACTCGAAGAATGTCCCACAGAAGGTGGCAAAACAACGAAGTAAGAAGGGTGCTCAAGAAGCCCATGAAGCAATTCGACCGACTGAGCTGACCAAAAGTTCTGAGGGCCTAAAGCAAGAGCTGCCTGAAGATGAATTTAAGCTGTACGTTCTCATTTGGATGCGGGCGATCTCGTCGCAATGTAAACCGGCTCAGATTCGGAAAACGAAAGTCTTGATCCGTTCCGGTCCAATCCAATGGCAAGCCAAAGGGCAGGTGGTGGAGTTCAAGGGCTACAGCAAATATTGGCAAGACATTAGTGCAGACAAGCAACTCCCTGTTCTCCAGGATGGTCAACAGCTGCGGGTTCAGCAGGTGGGTCATGAGCAGAAGCAAACGCAGCCACCGTCCCGCTTTACGGAACCAAAGCTGGTACAAATCATGGAAAAGAAAGGGATTGGTCGTCCTTCTACCTATGCCACCACGATTAAGACCCTCAAGCTGCGTCAGTATGTGGAGGTGTTGAAGAAGCAGCTGCAGCCGACGATGATGGGGCTAGAGGTGGATGAGTTTATGGGGAAGGCGCTCCCGGAATTGCTCGAAGCTAAGTTCACGGCACAGATGGAGGGGCAGCTTGATTTAATCTCGGAGGGGAAGCAGGACTGGCAGCAGTATCTGATCAGTTGGAATCAGAGCTATTTTGAGCCAGCTTTAGGTAAGGCTGTGAGTACTCTACCTGCACCAAAACCAGGACAATACCCGGAAAGGAAGCTGCAGAAGTCACGGACAAAGTGTCCGCTTTGTAATCAGGCGTTGTCAAAAGTGCCAACGAAGAGCAAGAAGGTGAAGAAGGGATTTTTCCTGAAGTGTCAGCAGGGATGTGAGACCGAACCGGGTAAGGAATTAGTAATGTTCTGGAGTAGCCGGAATAAAGCTTGGCAGCAACCGGGAGGCAGTGGAACCGGAGAGGGACTGAAAGCACCGAAATTAACCGAGTATGTTTGCCCAGCCTGTGACCTAAAGCTAGAGGAATACTTTTATACGAAGGATGGACAGCAAAAGTCATTGCTGCGCTGTTCAAGTGCCGCTACTAGGGAGGATCGAAAGCACAAAGATGTGGTTTACTTTCAATCTAAAGGGGCTTGGTGGTCCCCTAAGTTTGGGGTGTTGGGAGAGGAGGCCGAGCGATGAGGTGCTGGCGAACTCAGAGTCAAGGTACAGATATAAAAGACAATGAGGATCAGGCTTACGACTGATGGAGCTTGAGACGCTATCTATCCCACGCTAATTTAGAGAGCACTGTGTCAACCTATACATGGCAATGGCAGGGTTCAACGTTGCCAGTGAAACCCTTGGCTCTGGTCCATCGGTCCTCCTGCTGCCAGCCTTTAGCGATGATCGATTCCATAATGACAATTGCTGTAGAATTTACTTGAAGCTTGTAAAGGTTTCCCTGTTTCATAGACCAGCCAGCGAGAATAAGAGTTTAGGATATGGCTATAGATCAACTCGAAGCATTTTTAAAGAAAATGCAGTCTGAACCTGCACTTAACAATGAGGTGCAAGCAGCATCAACTGCAGATGATGTTGCGCGAATAGCACTAAAGCTTGGTTTTGAATTTTCAGGTGATGAACTATTGAGAATGTCAGGTATGAAAGTTGGCAGGGTTACTGTTACAAAAATAGATACTCCTGGAGAGTACAACTAAAGGGAGTGTCGCAAAAACTGGGTGAGATCAGCAGTGGCTGAAATCTTGAGAGTCTCTCCCGCCTCTCTTCACTCGATTCACGAACCCTGCTAAACCGTTCAAGTAGCGTCAGCAGCACTCACCAGCGATGGTCTCCGACCAGCTTACCCTCCTGTATTAGTTCGTTCAAATAGGGTATAAAGTGGCAGCAAGAGCATTTCATATCCAAAAGTACTGATCCTTTCTATTGGTCTATAGAAAGCCTATGGTCTGCAGGTTCTGCCTCAGAATTGATGAAGTCTCCCGATACTCTTCGTCTGTACGATAAGAATCTACAATTTGATTTTGAATGTGAGTCGGGTCAGATTTCATTAATTCAGCAAGTAATGCTTCTTCCAGCAATGCCGCGTCATCATAGGGATCTTCATCAATAATTTCATGACGGACCCAGCTTTGTACTTTTCTGATAAGTGAGGAAA
The window above is part of the Acaryochloris thomasi RCC1774 genome. Proteins encoded here:
- the topA gene encoding type I DNA topoisomerase, producing MVMKLLIVESPGKIKKLKGILGSDWIVKASVGHIRELANDGKDSLGFDLGLHQIDCRYIPRSPQAKQTISDLRAATKKAKQVFLATDPDREGETIAWHLQDALHLKKAQRVVYTEITDRAVKAAVSNPRPLNQALVDAGRCRDCLDKLVGYRGSPLVWSLNNGAKSVGRVQSATLHLICQREREIQAFTSQDYWSVFVDYQEGFRAFYHGSSSPSHPEQSSIDDAGASVASPESTRVLSEAEAERLVGIAQAESHTIERIEGKLSPKQPPAPFITSSLQQAAGSRQKFSPERTMEVAQKLYEKGLITYMRTDSVQLSPDFCQAARSWLQANDSKNVPQKVAKQRSKKGAQEAHEAIRPTELTKSSEGLKQELPEDEFKLYVLIWMRAISSQCKPAQIRKTKVLIRSGPIQWQAKGQVVEFKGYSKYWQDISADKQLPVLQDGQQLRVQQVGHEQKQTQPPSRFTEPKLVQIMEKKGIGRPSTYATTIKTLKLRQYVEVLKKQLQPTMMGLEVDEFMGKALPELLEAKFTAQMEGQLDLISEGKQDWQQYLISWNQSYFEPALGKAVSTLPAPKPGQYPERKLQKSRTKCPLCNQALSKVPTKSKKVKKGFFLKCQQGCETEPGKELVMFWSSRNKAWQQPGGSGTGEGLKAPKLTEYVCPACDLKLEEYFYTKDGQQKSLLRCSSAATREDRKHKDVVYFQSKGAWWSPKFGVLGEEAER
- a CDS encoding Nif11-like leader peptide family natural product precursor; this encodes MAIDQLEAFLKKMQSEPALNNEVQAASTADDVARIALKLGFEFSGDELLRMSGMKVGRVTVTKIDTPGEYN